From the Sulfitobacter sp. BSw21498 genome, the window GTTTTGAAAGTGCGGTCCGGGTCATAGGGAGGGACCGCTGCGCGTGACGGAAACTCTCAAAATTCGCAGATTTGGCAGCAAGTTCCAGCGCGTCAGAGTGCCGGATACCTTTCGTCTTCTTGTACTGCTTGGCAAGCCGTTTTACCCCGGCAAGGGTGTTGGGATGAATATCTTCGATCAACATAGCAATCTCCGGGCCTGAAATGGAAACGCCACTCGCCAATCGCCCCTCAAGCCAGAATGCTAGCCAATAAGGAAGATGTGAAATTCGTGGGCAGCGCTGCCTGCAGCTTCGAAACGGCGAGTGCCATGCTCCTGCCAAGAGCATCTTCAATATACGAAGCAGCGCTTTGATTAGCAAGTCTCACTCGGCAATTCCAAGTACTTTAAACACTGGTCTGCGAAATTCTTATAGGTTTTTCAAGACCCTGACCGATCGCGACTTTTTCTTACCACGCCGAGTAGTATTTTGGCAGCCTTTCAGCCAACCCGACAAAAAAAGGGGAACCGCGTTGCCGCGGCTCCCCTACCCTGTCTGTCGATGGTCACGCTTCGATCAGGCAACCAGTGACAACCCACTGCTTGCGTCCGGCTGCTCATCCCCGCTCTGCACAAACGGAATGATCGAGAACGTCTGGCCACCCCGTTGCTCTTCGTTCTGCACGGCATTGACGCGCAGATCACCGTCAGGCGTGTTGATCAGCAGCGACAGATAATCGTTGCCGGTCCGGGTGCTTTTCGCCATCCAGGCGGAACCGACGCGGATCGCTTTGCCCTTCGGCGAGCTGACCTCGATCCGGTAGTCGGGATGGGTTTCCTCGGTCTTGTAGTCGTTCTCGATGAGCATGAAGTCCAGATCGAACATCATGTTGGCGATGTAACCCGCAAATGCGTTGTCAGCATCCATAGCCGTCAGCTCGCCCGAGATTGATCCGGATTTCATCGTGCCGTTTGAGACCAGCGGGATGATTTCGAAGTCTTCGCTTTTGGCTTTTCGTGCCTCCTGCGTTTGCACCGCATTAACGCGGAATGGCCCAAGACCAACATCGATCTGCATTGAAATGTAGGGATTACCACTGGTATTTCCGGTTTCGTTCCAAGCCGTGCCGATACGCACCTTGCGACCGGATTTATTGACGGCGGTGACGTCGAAGTCCGGGCTGCGCTCAGACATCTTTGCGCGAGTTTCCAACTGGATCGCGATGTCGAACTTGGTGTTGTGGATTGTGCCGGTGAAGACAGCGGCTGCGGTGTCGGCGTTTTTAGTAAGGGTTCCTGCGAACATGGGTCTTATCCTTCTTGGGTTATCGGTGCCCGACATCTTGCCAGACCATCCGAGATTGCTTTTCGACCCCTTGTGGGATCACAAAACAGAAAGCCTGCTTTCAACTTTCTCCCGACCTTTCCGCCGGGAACGCACTCTATTTGTGGGTTGAGGCAGTGCCGCATAGATCACCCTAAAATTCCTTCTGACTGATCGTCGCGGTGATGCCCCGCACGGGGGCGTCACACTCAGCGATGAAGAACTCACCTTCCGCTCCATTGAGCTGTGTTCCGGCGCGATTGGTCAGTCCGATCGCGTTACCGTTGGGCAAATAGACAATCAGATATTGCCCAAGGCAATCTTTACGCACGACGTAGCCCGTGTTGACCCAATGCATGGTCTTGCCTGCATCTACTGCGGTTTTAATGTCGTTGATGTTCATCAGATTCTCCTCGGTTGGCACAAAAAAGCCTCCGAGACAGCAAAGTCTTAGAGGCGGTGAAATTCGGAATTAGGCGCAGGTAGGATGGTGTTTCAGCAGTGGGCCGTACGCGCATTCATCCAATCGTTGAAGTCGAGAACAGTTTTGCCGGTGATAACCTCGGCAATCCAATCCGCACGCGGATCGCTGCCAAGTTCGGCTTGCGCCAAGTCAATATGCCCATTGGCCATCCAGCCTTCAGGTTGGATATGCCGAAACCAATCCGCCATGCCCGGAATGCGGCCCTGACAGTCTTCTTTCACGTGCTGTTCCCCGATCCAACGGACGGGAATTGAACGCCCTGCAGAATTCGTGATGGTTAGACCGAAGACCCGCTCCGCCTCAAAGATGCCCTGCGTGTGATGCCGCAAGGCGCGATGCGTGAAGAACGCCATATGCGCCTTGGAGGCATCAAACCAATCGTGAATGACTTGATAGTCGGTGGGTTTGCCGCCGAATTTACGCGCCGAACTTTCAGCGTGATGCAGGGGATGAGCCATATCAAAGCCCCTCGTGATAGCTGTGGGTGCTTTCGACGTAGCGGTCGGCATGATCGAGGTCGATGCTGTCCTTGGTGAGATCCCAGGTCAGCGTACCATAGCCACCATCGTTGTTCTCAAAACCCGGATGCTGCTGATAGGCAAATGCCCAAGCAAACTCGTCTAGCTGGCTGGAGAGTTCAGACGGCAGCACAGTGGCACTCGGCTGCAGCGTGATGTCCTCAACATTGCCTGAATCGCCGTAGCCTTCGTATTCTGCGGTCACCTCAGTGACCCCGAGTGCGCGTAACTGCACGAGCATCATGGCGCGGGTTTTGGCGTTTTCAGCGTCGCGTTCGGCAGCCCATTTTTCCATTGTGCTGGCGAAGTCTGTGTTTGTATCTGTCATGGTCTGTTCCTTTTATTGGAGGGTGTTTGACGATGCCCGTCCCCAAGATAGGACAGGCATCATCTGGCTCGTTGTTGGGAAGAGAACGGGATCAAGGCACTTGGCACCGCTGTGAAACAGCGCCTGATTGGTCCCCATCCCGCACACCCGACCAAAGGCTGACTTTCTCTTTAGGCCGCCTGCTCGCTCGGCCTCTCGACCCCGTTCCCCACGATCCGGGTCAGAATCGCTTCCGCATCGACCCCTGCCCCGTGCGGGACAAAGACCCGCAGCTGGAAGGCGATGATTTCAGTAAAACACCCGAGGGTTTTGAGACCATCAATCGTGCCCTTGTCCGCCCCACCAATTTCCAAGCGCACATCGCCTGCAACACGGCGGCGCGTCAGAGTCATGCCGCGCCCCAGATCGACGGGTGCCGTCGTGCCAAGCGCCGCTGTCAGCATTTCACTCGGTGTTTCAGGCGTCCCTGTCATGAATCGCGCCCGAAGGGCTGCAGCCCCCTCCTCACTAAGTGTGCGTCCGATCATGCTCGCACAGCCCTCGGACGTGACGCGATAGATACGCTCGTTGCTTGTCGGGATGGTCTTCCAGATCGGAAGCAACAGACCCGTGAGCAAGTAGAGCTTTGTCGTGGTGGTTTTGGGCAAGCTGTCGGCCTCATCGTCCCAAAGCCGAATGAACTCTGATTGCTCGACAGCCTCCCAAGCCGAGGCTTCGAACTTGGCCTCTTCGAGGTAGGATTTGCCAGTTGGACGGATAACCTTGCGCATCAGGGTGACCATGTCTTCGTCATACATCTGCATAGGACGTTTTGAGATCAGCCCAACCCGCCCCGATGCGCGATTGACCATAGGGATTTTGTCGAAGTTGTTGCCGAGTGCACCATCGGCGCGCGCAATGTGAACAGGATCCGTCACCTCCAATCCGATGATACGAGTGACTGCACCCGATTGCGGGCAGGTCCATAGATCCTCCGCCGAGACCTGTCTAATCGTTTCGCCTCGCAGCGTTTCCACCCCGAGATCAAGCGTACCTGCATCCCTTGCACGTTCAGTTTGGTCCGCGATGCGCTGCATAAACTCAGCAAAGAGCGCGTTCTGCATATGGATAGGAAGGGCCAGCACCCGATTGAGGAACCGCTGGATGGGCGGCAGTTCTTCCAGCAGCACGCCATCCTTGTCGATTAGCCGCAACGCCGTCCAATCGGTAAAGGTCTCATAACCCATCGCCTCCGCTCGCCCCGCCGCAAGATCGGCGTAATATCCACGCAGCGCGGATCGCGCGATGGGGCTTTCGAGATTGTCTTCTTCGCGGAACATGCCTTGCGAGCCAGTCTCGCGTTGGCCTTTGGTGAGTGCGCCAAGTTGGTCAAGACGTTTACTGATTGTTGACGTGAAGCGTTTTTCACCGTGGACGTCCGAGGTGCAGACCCGGAAGAACGGCGCGCTGACTTGCGCGGAGCGATGTGTACGCCCAAGCCCTTGGATGGCTGCATCCGCGCGCCAGCCGGGTTCCAGCAGGTAATGGCGACGCCGCTTCTGGTTCTTGGCAGTTTGTGCCGCATGATAGGATCGCCCCGTGCCACCCGCATCCGAGAATATCAGGATGTTCTTTTCCCCATCCATAAACGCCTGCGTCTCGGAGGAATTACTGCTGGGGCTGCGCTTTTCGATGAAGAGAGCGCCGTCGCTCGATTTGAGCGGGCGGATGGACCGCCCCGTCACCTCTGCGACTGCCTCATCCCCGAATGCCCAGAGGATTTGATCCAGTGCCGCGGGGATCGGGGCCAGCGCCATCAAATCCATCATCGCCTCGTCGCGCAGGGCCAGCGCTTCGCGAGAGACGACCAAGGCCCCAGTTTCATCCCGCAGCGGCTCTGCAACAACAATGCCGTCAATCTCGACCAGCTTCTGGGTGTGGATCGGAAAGGCCTGTTCGAGATAGCCAAGCACGTAGTCGCGCGGCGTCAGCGCGCCCTCGACGAGTTCATCATCGGGGTCCATCACCTCCATGCGCCGTTTCAAAAGGCTTTCGCCCGTTGAAACCATTTGGATAACGCAGGCATAGCCATCGGATAGGTCCTGCTGAATAGCGCTGACAATCGACGGAGCTTTCATCCCCATCAGCAGATGATTGAAGAACCGCTGCTTTGTGCTCTCGAACCGCGACTTGGCGGATGCTTTTGCAGCAGACGCATTTGTCTCTCCCGAGGCATCATTGACGCCTGTCGCGGTCAGTGCGGCCTCCAAGTTATGGTGGATCGTGCGGAACGCGCGCGCATAGGCATCGTAGATCTCTGTTTGGGCGGACGTCAGTGCATGTTCCAGCACATCGTATTCGACCCCGTTAAAGCTCAGCGCCCGCGCGGTGTAGAACCCGAGCGTCTTAAGATCGCGGGCCACAACCTCCATGGCAGCCACGCCGCCCGCCTCCATCGCTGAGACGAAGCTCTCGCGGCTGGGGAACGGATATTCTGGGCCTTGGCCCCAGAGCCCGAGCCGGGATGCATAGGCGAGGTTGTGGACAGATGTGGCTCCCGTCGCCGAGATATAGAAGACGCGAGCGCTCGGAGTGGCGAGTTGCAGGCGCAGACCTGCAAGACCTTGCTGGGATGGTTTTGCCCCCCTGCCCTGCTCTGATCCGGCCGCATTTTGCATCGCGTGGGCCTCGTCAAAAGCGAGCACGCCATCGAAGTCGTCTCCCATCCAGTCGAGAAGCTGGTTCAGGCGCGTGGTGCCACATTTGCCCGCGGAGCGCAGCGTTGCATAGGTGACGAACAAAATGCCATCGCCCATGGTGACAGATTGATCCGGTTTCCATTTCGAGAGCGGCTGTATATCTGCGGGTGAGCCACCAAGGTCGGTCCAGTCGCGCACGGCGTCTTCAATCAGGGTTGCGGATTTTGATACCCAGACGGCTTTGCGCCGCCCAGAGAGCCAATTGACCAGAATGAGGCCTGCGCACTCGCGTCCCTTACCGCAGCCAGTGCCATCCCCGAGGAAGTATCCCAAGCGGTAGGCTCGTGCCTCCGTATCCTCATCACTGCGCAACATCTTGGTCTGATCCTCATCGATGGTGAACTTGCCGGGCAAGTCCCGCGCATGGGCGTCGTTGGCCATGATAATGGTTTCAAGTTGGGCCTCAGAGAGATGGCCCTCTGCAATCAAGCGGTTCGGCAGCCGCAGCCCCTCGGCGGCCTGCAAGGACGGCACGGGGGGTGCGACTGAGGCCATGGCAATGCTTTCAACAAGCGGCGTCGGGTGTTCCTGTGCGCCGGCGATATCGATCCGCTGCGGGCGATAGCGGGCGTATATCTCGGAGATGGGGGTGTTTTCGCGCGGTGTCTCGAGCGTGGCGAACGACAGCGGTGTTGCAGCGTGTTTAGGAGTTTTGGCGGCAGATGCCTTTGATGCGACAGGCTTGCGTGCCTTGTGGGACCCGGGTGGCATCAGAGGGAGCCCGACATTCAATGAGCGTGCCGCCGTCACAGGCGGGCGCGTCGCGGCAATCTTGTCCACGATACTGACCGCCTCATCGAGATCATCAACGGAGGCTCGGATCATCTCGCCGCCCTCATCAACCTTATCGAAGACCATCAGCTGGGTATCCACGCTGGTGCCAAGTTTACGGTAGACATGGCCGGGGATGGTCAGGGCCAGCCGTGGCGTGAGAAGGCTCATCGCGCGGGTCCAATGTGCAGCATCCCGCTCGGGGGTGAAGCCCATCGGCATGATCGCAACAAGACGCCCTCCAGGTGCCAATCGTTTCGCGGCGCCGATGAGATGTTTTGCTGCTATATGCTTATCACGAGAGCGATCGACCGAGGATGCAAACGGCGGGTTCATCACGACAACGCTGGGGGCTGTTGTTGATGTCAGCAGATCATCGATATGCTCGGCATCATGTCCGCTCGCCTGCGCGTCAAACATCACATCAAGCAGCCGTTGGCGAAACGGATCGACTTCGTTAAGGAAAAGCTTGGCCCCTGCCTGCTTGGCAAAGCCTGCCAATGAGCCGGTTCCCGCAGAGGGTTCCAACGCAGTCTCACCTGTCCGGATTGCGGCCGCGCGCGCCGCGAGGGCTGCGTAAGGCAGCGGGGTCGAGAACTGTTGCAGGCGAATTTGTTGCTCGGACCGACGGGTTTCGGTCAAGAGCCGCATCGCGAGGTTCTTGGCAGCACCAAGTGCGCCTGACCCGTTCGCATACAAGAAAAGTGTTTGAACCGCAGCAGCCTGCATCATGTCGTAGGCCATACGCCAGCTCCATGCACCGCTCACGTCGCTGCCGCCAAAGGTGTTGCGCATAATCTTTGAAAGAGAGGAGCTGCGCAGAGGGCCGCGCGCGATCTCGGCGGCGATCAGCGACAGGGCTGATTTAAGCTGAGCGTTAGATGGGGTTAGATTGGAGTGCTTCTGGTTGGGATGGGCCATGTTTTCTGTCCTTTGTGATCCGGGTTGAGGTTCACAGGACAAAAAGCCTCCTCTACGCTTTGCAGCGCGGAGGAGGCCCCTAGGGCCAGAATACGGCGTGGAACGCGCTGTGGGGCCTCCTATGGCGTCTGCTGGCCAAAATACTCCGCCAACACGGCACTGCCCTCAGCTATTTCACTGCTGATGAGGGTCGATCCCGCCAGCGACGCCTTTGAGAGCCGTACAAGGCTGCCGGTTTCCTCAATGCGGTAGCAGCGGCGTTTTTGCCGCCCTCGCTTGTAATGCGTCGCGGTGACGATCTGACAGGTGCTGCCATCGCTGAGGGTCACAGGGGCAACCAACTTGATCTTGTCGCCCTCAGCGTAATCAGGGATCGCGGCCCAGTCCCGACACCGCTGCCGCCAAGCGTGGGCGTAGCTTTCGGGGTCTTTCAACTCGGACAGCAGATTGAGGATGCTTAGCGGCGCGCGGGATTCGCAAGGACCGGCGCTTTCCTCCATGTCCTTGTAGCCCCAGCACCCGTCGTCGGTGCGCGTCAGGAACACCGCACCGAAGGTGAAGGTTCCATCTTCGTCGGTTGCATATGTTCGATCCTCCAAACGTGCCGCATCAAGGCTCTCAACTTTTGCTGCCGCATACCACGTCGAGCCAACCTTACTGGCTTTGAGCAGTGTCGTGCGGCGCGTTTCTGTCTCGAAGGTGCAGAGACGCGTGATCTCTGCTTTCTCATCGGCGTAGGTCTGAACTCGCCGGTCGGTGTAAAAGAGCCAACCCATTTCAGCGTCCTTTCTTTCATAGAAGAGTCATTTGTCGCCAATGTCCCGAGAAGGCCGAAGGCCTGGCAGGGTATTGGCGATGCGAGTGAAGAAAGGGCGCGTTACGCCGCCCTTCGGTCTTCGAGCTCCATGAGTGCATCGAGCGGCACGCGATACGGCTGCATGGCATCGAAGTCTTCGCAGTTGCCGCAGTTCTGAACGATGGCAAAGGTGTCGCAGGCGTCCTTGAGGACCACTCGGAATGTGCCACCCAAGCCTGACGGAACCTCATAGGTGCCACCAATCAGGAAGTCTGAGGCGCGACGGACGAAGACACGGATAGAATGCCCATCGGTTGCCAGCCGAATGGCCCCCTGCTCACGATCAATCAGGGTTTGCACATCATCAAGGATGTCAGTGTAGAACTGCCCGGTCAGATCGCGGAACGCCATTTGACGCTGTGCCATCCAATCGCTGTCGCGAAATGGATTGATGCCATTCGCGAAGGCAAAGCTGGGATCGGACTGCTCGGTGGTGACGATGCGCGTGGTTGATCCGTCAATGCCGTTGGAGCGCAGATGTACGCCGTTCCCAACGATGAGGATCAGGGCAGGCTTGTCGACGGGCCCGTTCCAGTTGGGCAGAAAGGTTGAACACGAGCGCGCATGCGCGATTTGCACCACGACAGCGGACGCGGAGAATTTGAGAATAGCCATGGGGATGTCTTTCTTGGTGTTTCAAGGGAATGTCGGGATCTGACCCGCGCCAGGTTGTTTCCAAGCGCGGGTCGCCTCGATGGATCAGGCGGCTTTCGCCTGAACGGTCTCGGTTTGGGCGGCGGCTTCTTCCGCATCGACAACCAAGCTGACGCCACCGGTCGTTTGCATCATCGGCGGGCACCAGGCCGCGACCGCTGCATGCTGTGCCTCCGTGAGCGTCGCAAAGGGCTCGGCGAAGAGCTTGTCGCAGAATGCAACGATCTCTTTCTTGCTCATGGAGGCTAGGGTCACTGCCTCCTGCGCAAGGCCGAGTTCCTCACCAAGGATTTTGAGCAGCCATGCCTTTTTGAACCGGTTGAACAGCGCCGCATTCGGCGTCCAATGCGCGCGCACGTCGGGCATCACCTCGATCTCGAAGTCATGCATCAGGCTGTCGCTTTGTCGGCTGCGGGCAAAACACGATTGCGTGGTGCTGGCCGTGGCATAGGCGACCAGTTTGGCCTTCTCGCCTGTCTCAAGGGCGCGGAACAAAGCAAACTGATCTGCAGGAGACTTCGCCTCATCCGCCCAAGATAGATCGAGCGCGTCATGCGCCTCAGCAACCTGTTCCAGTGAGGTGCCGTCGATCTCATCCATCTTGGCGTGGCTGCGGTATTCTTTGCGGGCCTCGACCTTGACGGCGTGAGTTGCGCTCATGCCGCCAAGCACGTCCGTGACCAGCTTGAACAATGTCAGATCGAGCGTGGCCTCCGGATGCAGGGTCATGGCCGCGCCGAGCGCCATTGCCCGTTCAGTCTTGAGGTCTTGGGTCAGCGAGGCGGGGTAGACGATTGCGTCTGCGCCCTGCCCTTCGACGTTGTCTGACGTGCCGCCGGCGCTGGCTGTCTGCGCTGTCGCCTCAGGCTTGTCCTCTGGCCGTACTAAGCCAACATGCAGGGTAATCTTGCCGTTTGACCAGGACGCGATAACACCACCCTGCGCAAGATCGTCTGCACTGTAGGCTTCCTGCAGATCCCGCGCCTCTTCTTCGAGCGCATCCACGCGGTCGTAGAGGGCGTTGTAGGGATCGGTCTCGAGGGTCTCGTCCTCCATCTCAATCTGTAGTTTCTCGAGCTCCTCGGTGATCGCATCGACACGCTTTTGGCCAGCGGCGTCAGGCTCGACCGGACCGGGATGGACGCGACCGTATTCTGCCATCGTTGCATAATCGTAGCGCACCAATGCCTCGGCCCACGCAAATCCCATTTGGGCCCGTGCATCTTCGGCAGCGGCGGTGAGTTTTTCGACCATGATCGTCTCAACCAAAGCGATGTCCTCTAGCACGGAATGCTCCTCGAGGAGATCAGCAGCGATGGGACCACCCCGCGCCTCATAGTCCTCGCGCACGAAGGCCCCGATATCGTCGCTCACCTGCACACCGCGGGTTTTAAGCGCCTGACGCACCGTATAGGCCTGCACGTAGCTGTCATCGCTCGTTAGCGCCTCATACACCTCAAGCTGCACGGCTTGGCTTGGATGGTCCGCAAAGGCCTTCATCGTATCGAGGGTGATCGTCTTGGCGCGCGCGGCTGCGCGGATATCGGGATGGATCAAACCATAGCGCAAGCGACCCTTCACGGCGGCGACTGTGGTGCCAAAAGTCTTGGCAATCGTCTCAGGTGACTGCCCATCGACCTCCATCATGCGCGCGAAGGCTTCGAACTCGTCGATAGCGTTCATCGGGGCTTGGGTGATGTTTTCTGCGAGCGAGAGCGCTGTAGTCACATCGCAGTCGTCCGGCACCAAGCGGCATTCGATCTTGGTTTTGTTGGTGAAGCCCTTGGCGGTCTTGTCAACGACCAGTTCGTTCAAAGCTGCGCGACGTCGACCACCTGCCAAGACGCCGAACTTGCCATCAATCTTTTGCACAAGCAACGGTTGGATGATGCCCAGAACGCCGATGCTGGCCTTGAGATGGGCTATCGCCTCGGACTCGTAGGTTTCAGGCGAGTTGCTGCGCACGTTGGCAGGATGCGACGTGAGATCACCAATGGCGACCGAGATAGATTTGAGAGCATGTGTCATGTGATGTCCTTTTGAGATGTTTGCGCCGCCCCGAACATTCGGAACGGCCTGACCAATCCCCAGGGCGGGGATCACATGAAAAATGGCCCGCTTTCCCTTTGGAGGGGTCAGCGGGCCTTCAGATTGTGCATCGCTTGTGAGGTTGGGCCCCCTGCCCTACCAGTCGGATGCCATCATAATGGTGAGCACGCGCATGGTGGTTGCAGGGTTGTCAGGGGCCTCAGCGCCATACCGGAAATCGCTATCCGCTTCATAAAGATCGATTTTCCAGAAGACCTTTTGCCCGCGGATATCCACTGCACCAAAGTCGTGGCACCCGTCTGGATCGTTCTCTGGCTCGAAGACGTCGAACTCACCCACAGCTTGCACGGCCTCAAGGGCTAAGCCATCTTCTGCCATCGCCAGTGAACTTGCGAGGTGCATTCGACCCTGAATGGGCTGCGAAGGGGTTTCACCAAGGCAGGCGAGTTTGCGGAAGGCATCATTCTGCGCCGCGATTGCTGCGATGTCGGGGCCTTCGGTTTGAGGGAGTGCGGAAGTGGTCATGGGTCTGTCCTTTCGAGGAAATTGAAAACACAAAACCCAAAGCTTGCTTTCACTCTTTGAGCGACACCGCCTGCGACAACACCTGACTTCTCATGCTGCCTGGTC encodes:
- a CDS encoding DUF736 family protein, which produces MFAGTLTKNADTAAAVFTGTIHNTKFDIAIQLETRAKMSERSPDFDVTAVNKSGRKVRIGTAWNETGNTSGNPYISMQIDVGLGPFRVNAVQTQEARKAKSEDFEIIPLVSNGTMKSGSISGELTAMDADNAFAGYIANMMFDLDFMLIENDYKTEETHPDYRIEVSSPKGKAIRVGSAWMAKSTRTGNDYLSLLINTPDGDLRVNAVQNEEQRGGQTFSIIPFVQSGDEQPDASSGLSLVA
- a CDS encoding DUF6915 family protein produces the protein MAHPLHHAESSARKFGGKPTDYQVIHDWFDASKAHMAFFTHRALRHHTQGIFEAERVFGLTITNSAGRSIPVRWIGEQHVKEDCQGRIPGMADWFRHIQPEGWMANGHIDLAQAELGSDPRADWIAEVITGKTVLDFNDWMNARTAHC
- a CDS encoding DUF6878 family protein, which codes for MTDTNTDFASTMEKWAAERDAENAKTRAMMLVQLRALGVTEVTAEYEGYGDSGNVEDITLQPSATVLPSELSSQLDEFAWAFAYQQHPGFENNDGGYGTLTWDLTKDSIDLDHADRYVESTHSYHEGL
- a CDS encoding strawberry notch-like NTP hydrolase domain-containing protein; the protein is MAHPNQKHSNLTPSNAQLKSALSLIAAEIARGPLRSSSLSKIMRNTFGGSDVSGAWSWRMAYDMMQAAAVQTLFLYANGSGALGAAKNLAMRLLTETRRSEQQIRLQQFSTPLPYAALAARAAAIRTGETALEPSAGTGSLAGFAKQAGAKLFLNEVDPFRQRLLDVMFDAQASGHDAEHIDDLLTSTTAPSVVVMNPPFASSVDRSRDKHIAAKHLIGAAKRLAPGGRLVAIMPMGFTPERDAAHWTRAMSLLTPRLALTIPGHVYRKLGTSVDTQLMVFDKVDEGGEMIRASVDDLDEAVSIVDKIAATRPPVTAARSLNVGLPLMPPGSHKARKPVASKASAAKTPKHAATPLSFATLETPRENTPISEIYARYRPQRIDIAGAQEHPTPLVESIAMASVAPPVPSLQAAEGLRLPNRLIAEGHLSEAQLETIIMANDAHARDLPGKFTIDEDQTKMLRSDEDTEARAYRLGYFLGDGTGCGKGRECAGLILVNWLSGRRKAVWVSKSATLIEDAVRDWTDLGGSPADIQPLSKWKPDQSVTMGDGILFVTYATLRSAGKCGTTRLNQLLDWMGDDFDGVLAFDEAHAMQNAAGSEQGRGAKPSQQGLAGLRLQLATPSARVFYISATGATSVHNLAYASRLGLWGQGPEYPFPSRESFVSAMEAGGVAAMEVVARDLKTLGFYTARALSFNGVEYDVLEHALTSAQTEIYDAYARAFRTIHHNLEAALTATGVNDASGETNASAAKASAKSRFESTKQRFFNHLLMGMKAPSIVSAIQQDLSDGYACVIQMVSTGESLLKRRMEVMDPDDELVEGALTPRDYVLGYLEQAFPIHTQKLVEIDGIVVAEPLRDETGALVVSREALALRDEAMMDLMALAPIPAALDQILWAFGDEAVAEVTGRSIRPLKSSDGALFIEKRSPSSNSSETQAFMDGEKNILIFSDAGGTGRSYHAAQTAKNQKRRRHYLLEPGWRADAAIQGLGRTHRSAQVSAPFFRVCTSDVHGEKRFTSTISKRLDQLGALTKGQRETGSQGMFREEDNLESPIARSALRGYYADLAAGRAEAMGYETFTDWTALRLIDKDGVLLEELPPIQRFLNRVLALPIHMQNALFAEFMQRIADQTERARDAGTLDLGVETLRGETIRQVSAEDLWTCPQSGAVTRIIGLEVTDPVHIARADGALGNNFDKIPMVNRASGRVGLISKRPMQMYDEDMVTLMRKVIRPTGKSYLEEAKFEASAWEAVEQSEFIRLWDDEADSLPKTTTTKLYLLTGLLLPIWKTIPTSNERIYRVTSEGCASMIGRTLSEEGAAALRARFMTGTPETPSEMLTAALGTTAPVDLGRGMTLTRRRVAGDVRLEIGGADKGTIDGLKTLGCFTEIIAFQLRVFVPHGAGVDAEAILTRIVGNGVERPSEQAA
- a CDS encoding DUF6927 domain-containing protein, which codes for MGWLFYTDRRVQTYADEKAEITRLCTFETETRRTTLLKASKVGSTWYAAAKVESLDAARLEDRTYATDEDGTFTFGAVFLTRTDDGCWGYKDMEESAGPCESRAPLSILNLLSELKDPESYAHAWRQRCRDWAAIPDYAEGDKIKLVAPVTLSDGSTCQIVTATHYKRGRQKRRCYRIEETGSLVRLSKASLAGSTLISSEIAEGSAVLAEYFGQQTP
- a CDS encoding regulator — translated: MAILKFSASAVVVQIAHARSCSTFLPNWNGPVDKPALILIVGNGVHLRSNGIDGSTTRIVTTEQSDPSFAFANGINPFRDSDWMAQRQMAFRDLTGQFYTDILDDVQTLIDREQGAIRLATDGHSIRVFVRRASDFLIGGTYEVPSGLGGTFRVVLKDACDTFAIVQNCGNCEDFDAMQPYRVPLDALMELEDRRAA
- a CDS encoding ParB/RepB/Spo0J family partition protein; translated protein: MTHALKSISVAIGDLTSHPANVRSNSPETYESEAIAHLKASIGVLGIIQPLLVQKIDGKFGVLAGGRRRAALNELVVDKTAKGFTNKTKIECRLVPDDCDVTTALSLAENITQAPMNAIDEFEAFARMMEVDGQSPETIAKTFGTTVAAVKGRLRYGLIHPDIRAAARAKTITLDTMKAFADHPSQAVQLEVYEALTSDDSYVQAYTVRQALKTRGVQVSDDIGAFVREDYEARGGPIAADLLEEHSVLEDIALVETIMVEKLTAAAEDARAQMGFAWAEALVRYDYATMAEYGRVHPGPVEPDAAGQKRVDAITEELEKLQIEMEDETLETDPYNALYDRVDALEEEARDLQEAYSADDLAQGGVIASWSNGKITLHVGLVRPEDKPEATAQTASAGGTSDNVEGQGADAIVYPASLTQDLKTERAMALGAAMTLHPEATLDLTLFKLVTDVLGGMSATHAVKVEARKEYRSHAKMDEIDGTSLEQVAEAHDALDLSWADEAKSPADQFALFRALETGEKAKLVAYATASTTQSCFARSRQSDSLMHDFEIEVMPDVRAHWTPNAALFNRFKKAWLLKILGEELGLAQEAVTLASMSKKEIVAFCDKLFAEPFATLTEAQHAAVAAWCPPMMQTTGGVSLVVDAEEAAAQTETVQAKAA
- a CDS encoding DUF3768 domain-containing protein; this encodes MTTSALPQTEGPDIAAIAAQNDAFRKLACLGETPSQPIQGRMHLASSLAMAEDGLALEAVQAVGEFDVFEPENDPDGCHDFGAVDIRGQKVFWKIDLYEADSDFRYGAEAPDNPATTMRVLTIMMASDW